The Zea mays cultivar B73 chromosome 7, Zm-B73-REFERENCE-NAM-5.0, whole genome shotgun sequence DNA segment agggacacaataaaaagtggagcaaaggacttgagtgtgctgaattttggcgcactgaacactgtccggtgcgccaggccaggcgCCCTTCGAATAAGCCACTCTCGGAAATTCAgaggcgcgctccactataattcaccggactgtccgatgagccagcggagcaacggctccctgcgcgccaacggtcgactgcggagATGTTAGAGATGAACAATGCCACGACAGGAGTCAGAgcacagaagtcagaggtcatcggactgtccggtgtggcaccggactgtccggtgcaacaagaCGACAAGacgctccaacggtcaactgctccaaacaCTAACGGatgtgctgacgtggcacgcaccggacagtgaacggtggttgtccagtgcgcccatcgccagcagacttcaccaacggaTAGGAAGTggtttggggctataaatacccccaaccacctcattcaaagccatccatGCCTTCTGAAAtattcattcattgcaagagcaaagtgcaacactccaagacacaatcaaagcaatcaatccactcaaagtttCTAAAATCAACGCTGGTgctttagggcttgtgagaggatcatttgtgttcttttgttgctcttgtcgcttggattgccttctttctttctcattctatttctcaagtgctttgtaaagcttcgcaagagacaccaagtgtgtggtggtccttgcgaggtcttagtgacccgtgtgattaagggaaggctcactcggtctaagtgtccgtttgagagagaggaaaagggttgaaatagacccggcctttgtggcctcctcaacgaggactaggttctttggaaccgaacctcggtaaaataaatcactgtgtctactcGCTTGactctcgcttgatttgtttgccctctttcctctctctaacgtttccttgctagtattaatttgagtttgctcccatacgtcatccgcatcctttgagtaactcttagcaagagaaacaatctttcggacttgaatttaattctaacgctaaccctcggccttagtgtgtgtttaagtttataaatttcaggtttcgtctattcaccccctctaggcgactttcaagatgTCTCGGAGCATGATCAATTTGAGTTTCATAATTTAGAGGACTTTCTAGTTATTAACGAGATTCACATTGAACACTGAGTGGTGGTGGTTATGGGTTAAGGCTTTTAAGGGGGTTTCACAAAGTTTAAAATTTGAATGACAGTCAGGTCATGACAATCAATAAATGAATGATCCGATAAAGAGAGAGAAGAAAAAGATAGACTTGGTACTCTCAAATAGGGATGACCATTTGGTTAATTCGGTTTGGTTAATATGGTTTTTGAAAAACAAGAACCGAAATACACGTAGGAAAAATAGAAATCGAACCGTACTAACCGAAATAGTTCGGTTCGGTAAATCGATTTTCGATTTTAAACCGAAATTATAGAATCGTCTCATTTCCGCAATATCATGAATGGTGAGTGGATATTATATCAACACAATTAAGCAATAAAACATATACTTTAAATGTATCATATAGTTAACTACAAAATTATAGAAGTATAACCACATATTGATTCGATTTCCATGGATTATAGAAGTAGAATTGTAGAATTTTGGTGTATTCGTCCACGGATAAAAAACCGGACCAAAACCAATTGACCAAATAGCACAGGAAATAAAACCAATCCAAAAAACCAAAATTCGAAAAAAAAGACCAAAACCAATTGATCGAATAGCGCAGGAAATAAAACCGATCCAAAAACCGAAATTCAAAAAAATCAAAATTTTCGGTTTATTCAGCTCGGTTTAGTTTTTTAAATTTGGTTTTATTTTGCCCTCCCCTACTCTCAAATTAATTAACAAATACGTACACAAACCCATTAGGTAATGGATTTCGTTTATAAGGGATAAAATCCTACCATAGATTTAATCCTGGTCTAAATTAGGTGAATTTATACCTCACACCTAATCTCATGGTGGGATTAAATTCATCATTTAATCCATAAATTCTAATataaacttgtgcaatatcttCATGGATTTGTTCTATATCTAATGAGCTATGGATAGAATCCATGCCTTTCATAGTTTAAAAAATTTCTAAACCTTAGGTTATAATTCAAGATGGGTTTAATCGAATTAAAAAATTTAATTATGTTTGGATTATTTTGGAATATAGATTGTGACATAAATTTAATTTTAATTCATACTAATTTAGAGATAGATCGGTGTAAACGAACAAGTTGTCACCAAACCAAGGGAACAAGCACCTTGTCTCCCCTTTTTTTATTTGTACATCGAATTATTACATCCACAAAACCACGACAAAGCACCAACTCATCAACAAGCGTAGACCATCATTCATTCGGTAGCTAACAAATTATTGCGGCTGGGCTCTGATTGAAACCTTTGCAGCCATGCCTAGGCGGCAGAGCCGAGGCTGCCGGCGACGTCGATGACGAAGCGGTAGCGGACGTCGTTCTTCTCGAGCCGCTCCATGGCCGTGTTGACGTAGTCCATCTTGATGACCTCGACCTCGGCCCCGATGCCGTGCTTCCCCGCGAACTCGAGCATGGCCTGGCAGTCCCTGACGCTGCCGACATTGTTCCCAGCCACGCCCTTCCCGCCCGGCACGATGGCGTAGGCCGGCAGCTCGAGCGGCTTGCTCGGCGCGCCCACGACCACCATCTGCCCCAGCGGCTTCAGCAGCGCCAGCAGCGGCGTGATCGGGTGCCACGCCGACACCGTGTCGATGATGCCGTCCATGGTCCCCGTCGCCGCCTGCTCATCTCACACATAGATACGTATATATATGTCGCCGCGTTAGTTACATTACATAGCAGTGAGCGTGGAGAAGGGGGGCATCCCAGCCCAGTGCCCACACCTTCATCTGGTCCTCGTCCCGGCTGATGAGGAACTCGTCCGCGCCGAGGTTCTCGATGGCCTCCTGGCGCTTGCTGGCGGACGTGCTGATGACGGTGACCTTCATCCCGAAGGCCTTGCCGAACTTGACGGCGACGTGGCCGAGGCCGCCGAGGCCGACGACGCCGAGGTGCTTGCCGGGCTCGTTGAGGCCGTGGCGCATCATGGGGCTGTACACGGTGACGCCGGCGCAGAGCAGCGGCGCGGTGCGGTCCAGCGCCAGGCCGTCGGGGACGCGGACCACGTAGTGCTCGCTCGCGACCAGGACGTCGGAGAATCCCCCCCTGGTGGGCGCGCCGCCGTGCGCGTGGTCGACGCCGTTGGAGGTGAGCACGATCCCCGCGCAGTAGTTGTCGTCCCCCTTGCCGCAGCTGTCGCAGGAGCGGCAGGACCCCACGAAGTAGCCCACGCCGACCGTGTCGCCGGCCTTGAACCGCGTGACGCCGCCGCCGACGCCGGTCACCACGCCCACGATCTCGTGCctgctcgccacgccacgccagccGACGGGGTCAGACAGACAGAGGCTGTTAGTTTTGCAACAGCATCCGGGGCGTCTAGGCTAGCGAAATTGGATCGGTTACCCCGGGACGACTGGGTACATGGCGTTTCGCCAGTCGTTCTTGATGACGTGCAGGTCGGTGTGGCAGATCCCGCAGTAGAGCACCTTGATCGTGACATCGTCGTCTTTAGGAACCCTGAAATTAGTAATGGATTCCATGAACAAGAATACTCTATATTAGGTAAGCCTCTGACCAAGGATTAACCAAAAATCTAGAGACCCCAAAACTGTGCAGACTGCAGAGAAGGTAATTAGACATCTTCCAGGAGCTGCAACAACACAATAAAATATggcagagcagagcagagcagagcagtGCTGGGCGACCGTGACAGATGCTACCACCTTCTGGAGAAGCTGTAGGGGGAGAGGACGCCGGAGTCGTCCCTGGCCGCCCACCCGAGCGCCGCCTGGCCGCCTTGCTCTTCCATCGCCGCCACCTGCTCCCGCTTCTCCACGGACGCCCTTGGCCGCGGCAACCGCAGAGCTCTTGAGGCCGAGGGGAAGGGTGACCCTGCACCAGCTCCGACTCGCGCACCAGCTCCGGGGGGATAATGAAATGGAACGGGGACGAGGACGCGACAATGATATGACATAACTGTTGCTGCCTCCCCGGAGAGATCTGTGGAGGGAGGATGGTTGAGGGGCCAATGTGGCAATGAGTCAGCATATAATCCATGGACGCTAACGCTAGGATATGGTCCGGAGACAGACTTCCTACAAACTTCTCCAAAATCCCGTCGTTAACGAGAAAAAAGATTTGACATGATATTAGACTGAATTTGTGCACAACCTGCTGATTTGGAATGAAGGTGAACTAAACCTAGGATAGTAAGATAAAATACCCCACTTCTAGTCACGTGGCTCCGTTGTCAAACGGGAAATTGTAGAGTGGCTGCAAAAGGAAAAGGAGCCACGTAATAAATAAAGCTCTATaaagagtgtgtttggtttgataaATGAAGTGATCCATTTTCTTCTCACTTCGCATATTTTTATTTAGTTTGTTGAAtaaaatgagttgatccatcatcactctatttctcataagctaataattaatATATATATTAAGAGTGAGTTGATTTCAACAAAATTAATAAAATAAACTTATGATACATCACCTCATAATGCATTGGATGACTCTACAAACCAAACATACACAAAATGGATGAGTGAGGCCGGGGGTATCCTAGCAACAACGTAGGGCCCACGCACATGCCAAAGTAGCAGCAACCAAAATCACGTGTCGGCTATGATTGATGCCGCTATGTAAATATATTGCTTTGCTCGTTGTGTTGTTTTATGTTATGAACCGTGATTCACACCTTGATATTTCTGCTGCCGTGTGGCTCTCCTGCGCTGAAAGCTGCATCTGATTCTGATGGGACGGAGAGGCATTCAAGTCTCGCGGTCACTCATGACTGTGGTCGCGGGAGCAGGACCACACACCGTGGCATTATCATTATTGGACTATTTCTAGCACTATATATGTTTAATTTAATTTTTTTCCAGTTATCAAAGCGCCCGTTTCTTTGTAATTGTAATCTACTTGGGTTCTCCAATATTTGTCGCCTGTTAGAGAAATTAtattttcagttttaatttaatcccgaAAATCACAGTGATATATATAACAACACGTatctgcatatatatatatatatcactacTTACATAATCAGTAAACAACAATAAAATATGCACAAATATAAATAACAGATTCTACCCTACGGAGGGATCGATGCTCAAGGTATCAGtgactccattcacacgagacatctcaggTGTATGTTCGATATAGTCGTACGCAGTCATGCAGGCAAATGTTCGCAGTGCAGTCCCACGAACGGTGCCGGCGACGAGGAACGTGATCAGCGCTGGTCGAGCGAACGaagcgagcagtcgcgagtacgctcccAAAAACCTAATCgtccgcacacccgtgcaagtgtctcTTTACGGACGGCGATTTCGGAGGCCTGGTCTCCCACTCTCTatgctcgcagaaggtgggacgAGAATGGATGTGTGCAACGCGTCTGACACTGTATGAGCGTACTGTGCTGTCAACCCAGAAGCAGCCTCCCCTCCTCGTATATATACACGCGCAGAGGGAGGCAATCAGACAGTAATGGTCGCCATCAGAGCTACCGTTACAGCCAGCCAGAAACTGACGCCATCAGggacgtccgttactagccataacacaGGAAACAACAAGTAACGTACGACAGTAATGGACGGTCATCACTCTaggcaaaatgcgcaaccgttaggaaggaatattcggaccaaggtctgATCTACACGGCCTCGGCCATGGCCCgaccggcggcgcgcgcgcgtggcaGTCTTTCACCCTTTTCtcagcttctcaatagatgcaccaacgatccacctatttaagttgagtgaattgtcccttgaacttacagtatggtactaaagtactagtacaccgtagcattaaagtgggcctatagcattgactattattgaatattaatatgggtcaggcccacattaattcaacaatctccatcaaatgctaagtcacactaaaatgctctcatcatctcaaaTGTTTGATATATTGGTGTTtcaatggagactgttaagttgaacatccaactagaatctagactacacttgaccacaactgcacaatggGTTAGGCCTTGAATTAACAGTTTTGCGTGGAataagtttcatctaaactctttaccagtactagGTTGCCAAGcgcatcccctctggttggagcatataagtcaaactccatagactttcatgggtatctagagaccacccagatctcataaactgtgactagcagttaacccatataggtatgttcctctaaagatgttctgtaggacaacatctttgcttcacaaagccacttggaacatattaaggtgtaaacaccatCCTACCTAACAgtaaggaaagatgtgcatctaaaatgaaccttattaagggtctttcctctcagtctaccactagcttgtttcaccattctaattcacgggatctccgtcaCATAGAACAAGTTACCAatatgataaactttaggtgggtaTCAAGCCCATCTCACtcgatgcactatctatcacactacgtgatagccccttagtaaattgatttgccagatttttagacgtatgaacatagtccaacgctattactccggagtttctcaatttcctgacagattttaaacgcctctttatgtgccttgttGACTCCATATTATCTTTAGAACTGTTTATCTTGATTATCACAGTTCATAGAAATAgccgatgttgggggccttcggcttacgaaggtcctcaaaaacaggatttaacagtatttctggagtataatgtgtgaacaggtatcttcggactcgagtcggtatcacagtaggagaagcccaaaataatacgaaggttgatacagcgccgaagatgtgagcgggaaagcttcggcgtggtagcagaaaatgaaaccgacttaaagatgaaaaggctattcagacctcgttggattactatagaattattaccaaatgtaaagggcatgaatgtaattttgtatgggctgtgtcccgtgcctataaataggtgaacagtacccccgtactgttcacactgatttggcatttgcttttgcgtcacacctgtactttcatctccttccaagctgaaggtacatttgtaatccgatGTCATTtatgtttcttcataataataatgcaaaaataagttgataataatatataattgtctatgttatccttcatattccttatgattcattcttcgtcatcgtaTACTGTGTTTATAAAGGTACATCCTTTATAACctacgtccgaaaatcattataccctaagggaaataatgcttcgaaggacgaaggactttaccgattaacattttctgtgttgccttgttcttaactcatagcatttgagaacaagtccccaacattggcgcccacctccggtgaactcacttctactctttgagtttttgaacaccttcggcgatcataaaccttcgctatggcaccgaagaaagcttcagcaactggggctgcagctctgcaaccgctggaccacaatcaggagactgtctcccttcgggaggcccgaagccagaaaaggaaggctgttagcccgacaccgccagaggatgagataaaccaagaaatcagagacatggagatgcttcatcaacaggtgcagaggaagaaggaaaagatggccaggctagctgaactgcaaaggcagatagacgaagcctctgaagaagtttgtcatcttactcaggatgagcaacaccgaaggcctcagcaccaagaccttcatcaggagggtttcctcaacgaagatgactggtatgacaatttccatcatgggaattttgtttttgatgatgcttctcctctgtccgctgagctgcaggctacaccttggcctctgtcctacaagccacctcagcttcccatattctatggccactcagacccgaagcagtttttgatgagctacgaagcaacagtatcttcgtatggtggcaatgctgcagtcatggccaaatcttttgttatggctgtcaggagtgttgctcaaacctggtattcctcccttcgaccaggaacgatcacttcatggcaaaagctgaaggacttgttgttaaccagcttccaagggtttcagacgaagccggtcactgctcaagctctattctagtgcacccaggatcacgaagaataccttcaggcgtacgtccggaggttcttgcgtttgagggcacaggcaccaacagtgcccaacgaaattgtcattaaggccatgatcaaggggcttcggccaggaccttcagctcagtacttcgctaggaagcctcctcaaactttggagaagctgctctagaagatggacgagtatattcgggccgataatgattttcgtcaaagaagggaggaggctttcaggttttctgaaatgaccaggggcttcggaggaagattctatccgaggcacgttaggtcaatccataactctactcaaaatgatgatagggggagccagcagcaaaggccacagtgctcctcacaggcttcggcgcaacagcaaggctcctttcgaccactagctccaagaggcagaggcgccaggggcttcggcggaagatttggagatcaaccaagaagaattttttgcttgttctgtggtgagaacaagggccataccaccaggatgtgccatgttaccatccagaagcaaaaggaaatagccgaagttgcggcacaacaggctcagccgaagcaggtcatgcacactgcttcgtatcattcgccttacatcccagaatatgtaggcaaccaccctgcagtttctgttgcttcggcgagtcaacctcaagcttcctggcaacagcctccgcctccaccaccgctgcaacaaggccaacagccagaagggagccaatatgctccacaccaaagggacttcagagaacagtccgaagctcgcacagtcaacagcactgtgccagagtcgaagcacatctattgacaaatatcctaccttgatagcagcctttttcattcagttttgttTCTGTgcaataaaggacatttttcaaatttcatgtaatagtttcgttgtttgccacaaggaaaatatattttcttcacaggcttaagtcgttgaagcttaaagatttgcgataacaaggaggaccttcgaattatcaaaaaattcttcgaagcaacaaaaagtcgttctaaggaacgcagagtaagtttgctgaagtcacaaaaagtcgttccaaagggagcgcagtgtaagttttctgctccaaagtcgttccaaagggaatgcagagcttacagcgaaaagtcaacgctggtaccgcctaagtaaaaggcgaagcgcgaaaagtcaacgtgaataccgctgaaagtaaaaggcgaagaagctcctaagggaggcttacagcgaaaaataaacgctgattccgctgaagtaaaaggcgaagaagctcctaagggaggcttatagcaaaaagtcaacgctaattcaaaaagattatgtgttttatcacagggatgtgtgtgtatcttcggaataaacaccatcttacataacataacatcatcgcatcatttcgcatagcataagcatcatacatcatgctgcatatggcacaagagggggacacaatatcgatcttcggaagaatgttttgaaaaaggggaaaatcatgctaagtcgcaaggagatacactattgatcttcggaaatgtagcttcggaaaatatcttcacgaagcttggatattattcatcagaacactacggatattgttgtgacaaataaaaattcttcttcacgaagcatgaaaagaagggaaggtgttttttcgtcaaagactcaaaaacggtacgtatgtaaaatttcatgcatcgtaaagaattgaacaataaaaacaggtatattacattcagggttacaagatgtttcacatgttacatttcagaagtttttacaatagtacttaatcttctctcagaacaacttccgcagcctcgttcaggagccgattaacaacttcatccatgatagcttcagccatctttttaatttcgtcgtctcctttcgggtgagggcccggagacgctttagtaggatctgaaggaggacaggatacggctacattgctattacaaattgcgaacgaagtttaaaaccaaaaattacaacacaataaaaaccattagttaatacctatttgcccttcgggctctgcgctcttctcagcagcctcagccacttctctagcatcgtgaattcccttctcgcttttttggataatttctcgagccatttctcgaccaccattatcccagacatcggtgaaaaattttccaccaaccatgctagcttcggctgaaggatctttcgtatcttcgaaggacaaggtagcttcggattgcgctaaaatctttacatgctcgcagccctttttctccaaaatggtggcaatccccctggcacccgagaaagcacatatgtctccgcggctatttaaaatttcctcgaaggcctcagcttcgtgattaatccattcgatgggaccttcggggttgcctcttgtaaagttttcttcgctcaagaatgcgccgacgctggcgaagctagctttcaacttcttaacacactccatagatttgttatagcatcttttcttggacgaacgaagctcttcaacagttccctctaaatgatttgcccattggtcgctaagttctcgcttcgtttcttcaagtatgcgttcctctttggctctggccagttgttttcgaagatcttcaatttcacgcttctgagcctcagcttgacctttaaaagtagcttcgtcttcttttattctatttatcaatgaatgtaatattttatctttttcgagaccttcgttcctcagttcaattacttcggaacgaaggttgctcagggctatagcgcacccttcgtcttcggcatctttttgggccctgagggcattgctaagtataaggccctgcaaagaaaaatgtgtgtgcgtcaatagatttaagcaaacgaaaaattttggtctcaacaaaaaatacaaagatctcattttttgcacctttaagctattgtatgccaggctgtcggccagttcgtttttcgacagcactgagagccgtcttctagtgttgggaatccgaagctcttgctcatctcccgacagacagaaatctccttgctgtcagggagacaatacaaaaagtcttcttctccactgccgttgaatattaacgccccctttggatacttcagtttttgggcgtaaaactgggcctcttgcttctctttttctgataattttttccccgaagcatgacgaacaatataatcaaggactttgggggatgcttcgggggcaacagcactgatttcttcaacaagaattggctccgttattttttcttcctcggtttccaaggattttaccttcgtaggctctgagggcccagcttcagcttcagtttcttgctctggggccttagtatcag contains these protein-coding regions:
- the LOC100273263 gene encoding Probable cinnamyl alcohol dehydrogenase 8B — encoded protein: MSYHCRVLVPVPFHYPPGAGARVGAGAGSPFPSASRALRLPRPRASVEKREQVAAMEEQGGQAALGWAARDDSGVLSPYSFSRRVPKDDDVTIKVLYCGICHTDLHVIKNDWRNAMYPVVPGHEIVGVVTGVGGGVTRFKAGDTVGVGYFVGSCRSCDSCGKGDDNYCAGIVLTSNGVDHAHGGAPTRGGFSDVLVASEHYVVRVPDGLALDRTAPLLCAGVTVYSPMMRHGLNEPGKHLGVVGLGGLGHVAVKFGKAFGMKVTVISTSASKRQEAIENLGADEFLISRDEDQMKAATGTMDGIIDTVSAWHPITPLLALLKPLGQMVVVGAPSKPLELPAYAIVPGGKGVAGNNVGSVRDCQAMLEFAGKHGIGAEVEVIKMDYVNTAMERLEKNDVRYRFVIDVAGSLGSAA